A genomic window from Ischnura elegans chromosome 10, ioIscEleg1.1, whole genome shotgun sequence includes:
- the LOC124166461 gene encoding uncharacterized protein LOC124166461 yields MVITFSHIICSHISTTYHSVFVSKASRRRALLEGGLVDSELHSLSVFLAMARKGLSHEELLAALQDISGNESGSDCGLGEDSDSSSDEEPFLLTNHSIPSSESDSDVPDTRLEDSSAPPQQDLRKNTIEHEKRKLLEGSRGRAVRGSRGRRGIGAVRRATSLRGHLKSRGSRGGYVMTTALDTTDSQMCLPRGKESEGENGIGTILYAADGSEWRVMPPNEVINLPAEPETEFNTKLHQVTSHDEEFNNIDCDLDCYYTDENCEDDIVETILCRQQGEAESEDSDGDEMAPERSRVTFQDARRFVEGLRLLFMQEGNEGSPMSSLDVCADFVCATRMTRMQQGTLDKFLRRGDKI; encoded by the exons ATGGTGATTACATTTTCTCACATCATTTGTTCTCATATTTCTACTACCTACCATTCAGTGTTTGTTTCAAAAGCCAGTCGAAGACGAGCACTGTTGGAAGGTGGACTTGTCGACAGCGAACTTCACTCGTTGTCCGTGTTCTTAGCTATGGCTCGGAAAGGATTATCCCACGAGGAGCTTCTCGCAGCCTTACAGGACATAAGTGGAAATGAATCGGGTTCTGATTGTGGTTTAGGGGAAGATAGTGATTCGAGTAGCGACGAAGAACCTTTTTTGCTGACAAACCATTCCATCCCATCTTCCGAATCGGATTCAGATGTCCCCGATACAAGGTTGGAAGACAGCAGTGCACCCCCTCAGCAAGATCTAAGGAAAAATACTATTGAGCatg agaaaaggaagcttttagaAGGAAGCAGGGGCCGTGCGGTTCGAGGAAGTAGGGGCCGCCGAGGGATCGGAGCTGTTCGGAGAGCAACGAGCCTACGAGGACATCTAAAAAGTCGTGGGAGTCGTGGAGGTTATGTCATGACGACAGCTTTAGATACCACGGATTCGCAAATGTGTCTCCCAAGAGGtaaagaatcggagggagaaaatGGCATAGGTACTATTCTATATGCCGCAGATGGTAGTGAGTGGAGAGTAATGCCCCCAAATGAAG TTATCAACCTTCCAGCAGAACCTGAAACTGAATTCAACACGAAACTGCACCAAGTAACAAGCCATGATGAAGAGTTCAATAATATCGACTGCGATTTGGACTGCTATTACACCGATGAAAACTGTGAAGATGATATTGTTGAAACCATATTATGCAGGCAACAAGGTGAAGCAGAAAGTGAGGatagtgatggagatgaaatggCTCCTGAGCGTAGCCGAGTGACATTTCAAGATGCAAGGAGGTTCGTTGAGGGGTTAAGACTCCTCTTTATGCAAGAGGGCAACGAAGGTAGCCCAATGTCGTCATTGGATGTCTGTGCCGACTTTGTTTGTGCGACGAGGATGACGAGAATGCAGCAGGGCACATTAGACAAATTTCTCAGACGAGGAGATAAGATTTGA